A single window of Syntrophotalea acetylenica DNA harbors:
- a CDS encoding acetylornithine transaminase, with product MISQEWIERGEAHVVKTYGRYPLVAVQGKGCRLWDADGKSYLDFLAGVAVNNLGHCHPRVVAALQQQAARLIHCSNYYHIPSQIELAELLCEHSFGDRVFFCNSGAEANEAAMKLVRKYSAENFNNDRFEVITALASFHGRTIGTISATGQDKVKAGFNPLLPGFHYVPFGDVEALRKAITPRICAVMLEPVQGEGGVRVAPPGYLAEVRRICDEHDLLLVFDEVQCGCGRTGTLFAYEQHDVAPDIMTLAKALAGGPPIGAMIATEKVAACFGPGSHGSTFGGNPLMTSAALAAMRTLLEDGVLDNCRAMGEYLRGRLLEFKERFPFISEVRGRGLILGMELTIPGADIVSRALQKGLLINCTANTVLRFVPPLIVTREEIDEAMAILGDVLQEF from the coding sequence ATGATATCACAGGAATGGATCGAACGTGGCGAAGCCCACGTGGTAAAAACTTACGGCCGCTATCCGCTGGTCGCCGTCCAGGGAAAAGGGTGCCGTTTGTGGGATGCCGACGGCAAAAGCTACCTGGACTTTCTTGCCGGCGTGGCGGTCAACAATCTTGGTCACTGCCATCCCAGGGTGGTGGCCGCCCTGCAGCAGCAGGCAGCGCGCCTGATCCACTGCTCCAACTATTACCACATCCCCAGCCAGATCGAACTGGCGGAACTGCTGTGCGAGCACTCTTTCGGGGATCGCGTGTTCTTCTGCAACAGCGGCGCCGAAGCCAATGAAGCCGCCATGAAGCTGGTGCGCAAATACAGCGCCGAAAATTTCAACAACGATCGCTTCGAAGTCATCACCGCCCTGGCTTCGTTTCACGGCCGCACCATCGGCACCATCAGCGCCACCGGACAGGACAAGGTCAAGGCCGGCTTCAACCCATTGCTGCCGGGCTTCCATTATGTGCCCTTCGGCGACGTCGAGGCGCTGCGCAAGGCCATCACGCCCCGCATCTGCGCTGTCATGCTGGAACCGGTTCAGGGCGAGGGCGGGGTACGCGTGGCGCCGCCAGGCTACCTGGCCGAAGTGCGCCGCATCTGTGACGAGCACGATCTGCTGCTGGTGTTCGATGAAGTGCAGTGTGGCTGCGGCCGCACCGGCACCCTGTTCGCTTACGAGCAGCACGACGTGGCACCCGACATCATGACCCTGGCCAAGGCCCTGGCCGGAGGGCCGCCCATTGGCGCCATGATCGCCACGGAAAAGGTTGCCGCCTGTTTCGGCCCGGGCTCCCACGGCTCGACTTTCGGCGGCAACCCGCTGATGACCAGCGCCGCCCTCGCCGCCATGCGCACTTTGCTCGAAGATGGCGTGCTCGACAACTGCAGGGCCATGGGCGAGTACCTGCGTGGCCGACTGCTGGAGTTCAAGGAGCGATTCCCCTTTATCTCCGAGGTGCGAGGCCGCGGCCTGATTTTGGGCATGGAATTGACCATCCCCGGCGCCGATATCGTTTCGCGGGCCCTGCAGAAGGGACTGCTGATCAACTGCACCGCCAACACGGTGCTGCGCTTCGTGCCGCCCCTGATCGTGACCCGAGAGGAAATCGACGAGGCGATGGCCATCCTCGGCGACGTTCTGCAGGAATTCTGA
- the argB gene encoding acetylglutamate kinase — protein sequence MEELIRKANVLMEALPYIQRFNNKTIVIKYGGHAMVDERLKHEFARDVVLLKFIGLNPVIVHGGGPQIGQVLKSMGKESRFVQGMRVTDQETMDVAEMVLGGKVNKEIVANINRHDGRAVGLSGKDGRLITARKLELTAINPDTLTPEIIDVGLVGEVESVNTSIITALEESGFIPVIAPVGAGLGGETYNINADLVAGRVAGALRAEKLILLTDVEGVKDKQGKLISTIDTRRVPDLINDGTITGGMIPKLNCCIDAIDEGVHTAHIIDGRVEHACLLEIFTDHGIGTAVGRFAS from the coding sequence ATGGAAGAGTTGATCAGAAAAGCCAACGTGCTGATGGAGGCATTGCCCTACATCCAACGTTTCAACAACAAGACCATCGTCATCAAATACGGCGGACACGCCATGGTCGACGAACGTCTCAAGCACGAGTTCGCCCGTGACGTGGTGCTGTTGAAATTCATCGGGCTCAATCCGGTCATCGTCCACGGCGGCGGCCCCCAGATCGGCCAGGTGCTCAAATCCATGGGCAAGGAGTCGCGCTTCGTACAGGGCATGCGGGTCACCGACCAGGAAACCATGGACGTGGCCGAAATGGTCCTCGGCGGCAAGGTCAACAAGGAGATCGTAGCCAACATCAACCGCCATGACGGACGGGCCGTCGGCCTCAGCGGCAAGGACGGCCGCCTGATCACGGCGCGCAAGCTGGAGCTGACCGCCATCAACCCCGACACCCTGACCCCCGAGATCATCGACGTGGGGCTGGTGGGCGAGGTGGAAAGTGTCAACACCAGCATCATCACCGCCCTTGAGGAAAGCGGCTTCATCCCGGTCATCGCTCCTGTCGGGGCAGGGCTGGGCGGCGAAACCTACAATATCAATGCCGACCTGGTGGCGGGCCGCGTCGCCGGGGCACTGCGCGCGGAAAAGCTGATACTGCTGACCGACGTGGAGGGTGTCAAGGACAAGCAAGGCAAGCTGATCTCCACCATTGACACCCGCCGGGTGCCGGACCTTATCAACGACGGCACCATCACCGGCGGCATGATTCCGAAACTCAACTGTTGCATCGACGCCATCGACGAGGGCGTTCATACCGCACATATCATCGACGGCCGCGTGGAACATGCCTGCCTTCTGGAAATTTTTACCGATCACGGCATCGGCACCGCCGTAGGGAGATTCGCATCATGA
- the hslU gene encoding ATP-dependent protease ATPase subunit HslU, whose protein sequence is MTNFTPREIVSELDRYIIGQKQAKRAVAVALRNRWRRQQVPEELRDEIAPKNIIMIGPTGVGKTEIARRLARLAQAPFIKVEASKFTEVGYVGRDVESMVRDLLDLAIIMVREEEALKVRVKAEDLAEERLLDLLLPGTASMEPELASGEAGEGGTRDKLRKLLRRGTLDERIVELEVQSAQMPMMEIFTPQGTEEMGINIKEMFGNLFPKKTKRRKIKVSEARELLIEQEAERLVDMDKVNGLARERVEQSGIIFIDEIDKIAGQAGRQGPDVSREGVQRDILPIVEGSTVNTKYGPVKTDHILFIAAGAFHVSKPSDLIPELQGRFPIRVELASLGEEEFFRILTEPKNALIRQYEALMATEDILLDFDSEAIREIARIATQVNSQTENIGARRLHTIMEKLLEELSFDAPEHQQQRVRIDVDFVRRQLADIARDEDLSRYIL, encoded by the coding sequence GTGACCAATTTCACTCCGCGCGAAATCGTCTCCGAACTGGACCGCTACATCATCGGCCAGAAACAGGCCAAGCGCGCCGTCGCTGTAGCGCTGCGCAACCGCTGGCGCCGTCAGCAGGTGCCGGAAGAACTGCGGGACGAAATCGCACCGAAAAACATCATCATGATCGGCCCCACCGGGGTCGGCAAGACCGAAATCGCCCGGCGCCTCGCGCGCCTCGCCCAGGCGCCTTTCATCAAGGTCGAGGCCAGCAAATTCACCGAGGTCGGCTACGTCGGTCGCGATGTTGAAAGCATGGTACGGGACCTGCTGGATCTCGCCATCATCATGGTCCGCGAGGAGGAGGCCCTCAAGGTACGGGTCAAAGCCGAAGATCTGGCCGAGGAACGTCTGCTCGACCTGCTGCTGCCCGGCACTGCGTCCATGGAACCCGAACTGGCCTCCGGTGAGGCCGGAGAAGGTGGCACCCGCGACAAACTGCGCAAACTGCTGCGCAGGGGCACCCTCGATGAACGCATCGTGGAACTCGAAGTGCAGTCGGCCCAGATGCCGATGATGGAAATTTTCACGCCGCAGGGGACCGAGGAGATGGGGATCAACATCAAGGAGATGTTTGGCAACCTTTTCCCCAAAAAAACCAAGCGGCGCAAAATCAAGGTGAGCGAGGCCCGGGAACTGCTCATCGAGCAGGAAGCCGAGCGTCTGGTCGACATGGACAAGGTCAACGGCCTGGCTCGTGAGCGGGTCGAACAGAGCGGCATCATCTTCATCGACGAAATCGACAAAATCGCCGGGCAGGCCGGCCGTCAGGGCCCGGATGTTTCCCGCGAAGGGGTGCAGCGCGACATTCTGCCGATTGTCGAGGGCAGCACCGTCAACACCAAATACGGGCCGGTCAAAACAGACCATATCCTGTTCATCGCCGCCGGAGCTTTCCACGTCTCCAAACCGTCGGACCTGATCCCCGAACTGCAGGGACGCTTCCCGATCCGCGTGGAGCTTGCCAGCCTGGGCGAGGAGGAATTTTTCCGCATCCTCACCGAGCCGAAAAACGCCCTGATCCGCCAGTATGAGGCGCTGATGGCCACCGAAGACATCCTTCTGGATTTCGACAGCGAGGCGATCCGTGAAATCGCCCGCATCGCCACCCAGGTCAACAGCCAGACGGAAAACATCGGCGCGCGCCGGTTGCACACCATCATGGAAAAGCTGCTCGAAGAGCTCTCCTTCGATGCGCCGGAGCATCAGCAACAGCGCGTCCGAATCGATGTCGATTTCGTGCGCCGACAACTGGCCGACATCGCCCGCGACGAGGATCTGTCGCGATATATTTTGTAA
- the hslV gene encoding ATP-dependent protease subunit HslV, producing MEIRGTTIICVRHNGQVTMAGDGQVTLGSTVMKHGARKIRRMYEGRILAGFAGSTADAFTLFEKFEAKVQEFHGNLPKAAVALAKDWRTDQILRKLEALLIVADASNTLVLSGAGDVIEPDDGIAAIGSGGCYALAAARAMTRHADLAADRIATEALRIAGEICIYTNDHISSESLP from the coding sequence ATGGAGATTCGCGGAACAACCATCATCTGTGTGCGGCACAATGGTCAGGTCACCATGGCCGGGGACGGTCAGGTCACCCTGGGCAGCACGGTCATGAAACACGGCGCCCGCAAGATTCGGCGTATGTACGAAGGCCGAATCCTGGCCGGGTTTGCCGGCTCAACCGCCGATGCCTTCACACTGTTCGAAAAATTCGAGGCCAAGGTACAGGAATTTCACGGCAATCTGCCCAAAGCCGCCGTCGCACTGGCCAAGGACTGGCGGACCGACCAGATCCTGCGTAAACTCGAAGCGCTGTTGATTGTCGCCGATGCCAGCAACACCCTTGTGCTTTCCGGGGCCGGCGATGTCATCGAGCCTGATGACGGCATTGCCGCTATCGGCTCGGGCGGCTGTTATGCCCTGGCTGCGGCGCGGGCCATGACACGGCATGCAGACCTGGCGGCGGACCGGATCGCCACCGAGGCTTTGCGTATCGCCGGGGAAATCTGCATTTATACCAACGACCACATTTCGTCGGAGAGTCTGCCGTGA
- a CDS encoding radical SAM peptide maturase, CXXX-repeat target family, whose product MVNQNIAKAPSVWMKSAAKTVTFMVTEDCQLRCHYCYLVGKNAHTRMDFEVARQAIDYLVENRDLFPEQAIVWDFIGGEPLLEIGLIDRICAYIEYKQRQQEHPWAESYRFSLTSNGILYDKPAVQQFVAKNRDHLSIGITIDGTPEKHDLHRVYPSGKGSYADTARNIPLWLAQFPGASTKVTVASDDLPHVADSVLHLFALGIRHVSINVVFEDVWREGDERIFEKQLLELADRIIDGTLYAEHTCSFFSEHIGQPVQDNHNWCGTGRMLTVDCQGHFYPCHRFTPFSLARKEAITIGNCRDGIDFNKLRPFLSLDRFSQSSEACRTCEVASGCAWCQGANYDYADTDTIFQRATYLCNMHKARVRANNYYWYKLKRKLASERCQ is encoded by the coding sequence ATGGTGAATCAGAACATCGCAAAAGCGCCTTCGGTCTGGATGAAATCCGCGGCAAAAACCGTGACCTTCATGGTGACCGAGGATTGCCAGCTGAGATGCCATTACTGTTATCTGGTCGGCAAGAACGCGCATACCAGAATGGACTTCGAGGTTGCCAGACAGGCGATCGACTATCTCGTCGAAAATCGGGATCTGTTCCCTGAACAGGCGATAGTCTGGGATTTTATCGGCGGCGAACCTCTGCTGGAAATCGGACTGATCGACCGGATCTGCGCGTATATCGAGTACAAACAGCGGCAACAGGAGCATCCCTGGGCGGAGAGTTATCGCTTTAGCCTCACCAGCAACGGCATTCTGTACGACAAGCCGGCGGTGCAGCAATTTGTCGCCAAAAACAGGGATCACCTGAGTATCGGCATCACCATCGACGGCACTCCCGAAAAGCACGATCTGCATCGGGTTTACCCCTCAGGCAAGGGTTCTTACGCGGATACCGCCCGCAACATTCCGCTATGGCTGGCGCAGTTTCCCGGCGCCAGCACCAAGGTGACCGTCGCCAGCGACGATCTTCCCCATGTCGCCGACAGCGTGCTGCATCTGTTCGCCTTGGGCATCCGGCACGTAAGCATCAATGTGGTTTTTGAAGACGTCTGGCGGGAGGGGGACGAGCGGATTTTCGAAAAGCAGTTGCTGGAACTGGCCGACCGCATCATTGACGGGACTCTGTATGCGGAGCACACCTGTTCGTTTTTTTCGGAACACATCGGCCAACCGGTACAGGACAACCACAACTGGTGCGGCACCGGCAGAATGCTGACCGTGGATTGCCAGGGGCATTTCTATCCGTGTCATCGCTTTACCCCCTTCTCCCTGGCCCGGAAAGAGGCCATCACCATCGGCAATTGCCGGGACGGCATCGATTTCAATAAACTGCGGCCGTTTCTGTCGCTGGACAGGTTCTCGCAGAGTTCTGAAGCATGCCGCACCTGCGAGGTCGCCTCGGGATGCGCCTGGTGTCAGGGTGCCAACTACGATTACGCGGACACCGATACGATTTTTCAGCGGGCTACCTATTTGTGCAACATGCACAAGGCGCGGGTACGCGCCAACAACTATTACTGGTACAAGCTGAAGCGAAAGCTTGCCTCTGAGCGATGCCAATGA
- a CDS encoding CXXX repeat peptide maturase, translating into MPMIKYLVVILEPAAASFCYYDVKPVPSSGLMPLELLRRVVDHAIRNGLHINFVHGDSPLPEEYVRLVESADHISIMPPGQNPCAGGTVLVIDDHRLEDAPALAENPCANIILRVGRDRLRQLSGMVRQLMGKFGRLNIILKDLAQFEEPELQICREQMVVIGKRVAAEYRKGNFIEISTLTDRIFLTNMNNCGAGVEHLTVAPDGRYYLCPAFYHEGPEHSLGAFGETPRLENSRLLELDYAPICRNCDAYHCKRCIYLNRKLTGEVNTPSRQQCRIAHLERDQSRQLLAALPSAIDGSEKIVPIPELDYSDPFEMLTRRDIDGGAKDRHFASLLSRPLEAVPASQLLLQIYQLDPGLLAKLKQMTPFALDLKPKK; encoded by the coding sequence ATGCCAATGATCAAGTACCTGGTAGTGATCCTGGAACCTGCTGCCGCGTCGTTCTGTTATTACGACGTCAAACCGGTCCCGTCGAGCGGTCTGATGCCCCTGGAGCTGCTGCGCCGGGTCGTGGATCATGCGATTCGCAACGGGTTGCATATCAACTTCGTTCATGGCGACTCGCCCCTGCCGGAGGAATATGTAAGACTGGTCGAGAGTGCTGACCATATCAGCATCATGCCGCCCGGGCAGAACCCCTGCGCAGGGGGAACCGTTCTTGTTATCGATGATCACCGGCTGGAGGATGCACCTGCACTGGCCGAGAATCCCTGCGCCAATATCATATTGCGCGTCGGCAGGGACCGTCTGCGGCAGCTCTCCGGGATGGTCCGGCAACTGATGGGGAAATTCGGCAGGCTCAACATTATCCTGAAAGACCTTGCCCAATTCGAAGAACCGGAGCTTCAAATCTGCCGGGAACAGATGGTGGTTATCGGCAAGCGGGTTGCCGCCGAATACCGGAAGGGAAACTTCATCGAGATCAGCACGCTCACCGACCGGATTTTTCTGACCAACATGAATAACTGCGGCGCCGGCGTTGAGCATCTGACCGTTGCTCCCGACGGCCGCTATTATTTGTGCCCGGCGTTCTATCACGAGGGTCCGGAGCACAGTCTGGGAGCCTTCGGGGAGACACCCCGCCTTGAAAACAGCCGATTGCTGGAACTCGACTATGCGCCGATTTGCCGCAACTGCGATGCCTACCACTGCAAACGCTGCATTTACCTCAACCGGAAACTGACCGGCGAGGTCAATACCCCATCGCGGCAGCAGTGTCGCATAGCGCATCTGGAGCGTGACCAGTCCCGGCAGTTGCTGGCCGCGCTGCCGTCCGCAATCGATGGCAGCGAAAAAATTGTGCCGATTCCGGAACTCGATTATTCGGATCCCTTCGAGATGCTCACCCGTCGCGATATCGATGGGGGAGCGAAGGATCGGCATTTTGCGTCCCTGCTCTCCAGACCCCTGGAGGCGGTGCCCGCGTCGCAACTGCTTTTGCAGATTTATCAGCTGGACCCCGGGCTGCTGGCCAAATTGAAACAAATGACCCCCTTCGCCCTGGATCTGAAGCCCAAAAAATAG
- a CDS encoding ABC transporter ATP-binding protein, whose product MHSENATIKSRGTAEFLRRTLVYVKPYKISAVLNILLAILTMASYFTFPRITQFILDEVVVGAQMTLLLPSILCLLGAFLCCGLFNALRILVNSRFGQNVIFDMRRELYARVQSLPVRFFDRHASGDLLTRIVDDAAAMHRVLVDGIERAVTTFLSVAVILCVLLAKNALLTMFALVPLVILLAGTLWYTATAHRRYRRQRAAIGAMNALLMDNLQGIRQIKCFGRQAYEVGRFAAGADGVRRSVLSVMKVWAAYTPAMTFAGSLGMVLVLWFGGPMVMDGTLTIGELVGFLFYLTLFYEPVGRLDGLNQMLQAARASSERVFDLLDTASEEHAHRGVVPLKTPVRGEVVFENVDFSYDGTRPTLQNICLHALPGQMVALVGATGAGKSTLVNLLPAFYPPTGGRIFIDSQDISVLSLESLRSRIAVVSQDAFLFNGTVRENILYGKLDATEAEMLCASRAANCHDFIAALDDGYDTRVGERGVKLSGGEKQRVGIARALLKDAPILILDEATASVDSETELLIQDALQRLMANRTCFVIAHRLNTIRNADQILVMHHGEIVERGTHRELIGRGGIYARLSLMQSVDIEGGGPTEEKTLQSVSP is encoded by the coding sequence ATGCATTCGGAAAATGCTACCATCAAATCCCGCGGCACCGCAGAGTTTCTGCGCCGCACGCTGGTTTATGTCAAACCCTACAAAATCAGTGCGGTATTGAATATCCTGCTGGCGATTCTGACCATGGCCAGCTACTTCACTTTTCCCCGCATCACTCAATTCATCCTCGATGAGGTCGTGGTTGGCGCTCAGATGACCTTGTTGTTGCCGTCCATCCTGTGCCTTCTGGGGGCTTTTTTGTGCTGTGGCCTGTTCAACGCCCTGAGGATCCTGGTCAACAGCCGATTCGGGCAGAATGTTATTTTCGATATGCGCCGGGAACTTTATGCCAGGGTGCAATCGCTGCCGGTGCGGTTTTTCGATCGGCATGCCTCCGGCGATCTGCTGACGAGGATCGTTGACGATGCGGCAGCGATGCATCGCGTGCTGGTGGACGGCATCGAGCGGGCCGTGACCACGTTTTTAAGCGTTGCCGTGATTCTCTGCGTGCTGCTGGCAAAAAATGCCCTGCTCACGATGTTCGCGCTTGTACCGCTGGTCATCCTGCTTGCCGGCACACTCTGGTACACCGCGACGGCACATCGGCGCTACCGCAGGCAACGGGCGGCCATCGGCGCCATGAACGCCTTGCTGATGGACAATCTGCAGGGCATCCGTCAGATAAAATGCTTCGGTCGGCAGGCTTATGAAGTTGGCCGTTTTGCCGCGGGTGCGGATGGCGTACGCCGCAGCGTTTTGAGCGTCATGAAGGTGTGGGCGGCCTATACCCCGGCGATGACGTTTGCCGGGTCGCTCGGCATGGTGCTGGTGCTGTGGTTCGGCGGACCCATGGTCATGGATGGAACCCTGACCATCGGCGAGCTGGTCGGCTTTCTTTTCTATCTCACCCTGTTCTACGAACCTGTCGGCCGGCTGGACGGTCTGAATCAGATGCTGCAGGCTGCACGGGCCTCCTCCGAGCGCGTGTTTGATCTGCTGGATACGGCAAGCGAAGAGCATGCGCACCGCGGCGTCGTGCCGCTTAAAACGCCGGTACGGGGCGAGGTGGTGTTCGAGAATGTCGATTTCAGCTACGACGGCACCCGTCCCACCCTGCAAAATATCTGTTTGCATGCCCTGCCGGGCCAGATGGTCGCGCTGGTCGGGGCGACCGGCGCAGGAAAGTCTACCCTGGTGAATCTTCTGCCGGCGTTTTACCCGCCGACCGGCGGCCGGATTTTTATCGATTCCCAAGATATTTCAGTGCTTTCGCTGGAATCGCTGCGCTCCAGGATCGCGGTGGTCAGCCAGGACGCCTTTCTGTTCAACGGTACGGTGCGAGAAAACATTCTTTACGGAAAGCTCGATGCGACAGAAGCGGAGATGCTGTGTGCGTCGCGAGCCGCCAATTGCCACGATTTCATAGCGGCGCTTGATGATGGTTACGATACCCGCGTCGGTGAACGTGGCGTAAAACTCAGCGGGGGGGAAAAGCAGCGGGTCGGTATTGCGCGGGCGCTTTTGAAGGATGCCCCCATCCTGATCCTGGACGAGGCGACCGCCAGCGTCGATTCGGAGACGGAACTTCTGATTCAGGACGCTTTGCAGCGGCTTATGGCCAATCGCACCTGTTTTGTCATCGCTCATCGCCTCAATACCATCCGCAACGCCGACCAGATACTCGTCATGCACCATGGCGAGATTGTCGAACGGGGCACACACCGGGAGCTGATCGGTCGCGGCGGCATCTACGCGAGGCTTTCACTTATGCAGAGCGTGGATATCGAAGGCGGCGGGCCGACGGAGGAAAAGACGTTGCAGTCCGTCAGTCCGTAG
- a CDS encoding cupin domain-containing protein — protein sequence MKSTVIRTAEQEEYLHPRHDRFFLRDVVTAELNPALSLHRGRIEAGGEIRPHVHEGQTETFYILGGEAICTVNGVEHRFGAGCCVVAPPGANHSLKNIGDEPVDLLAIFTPPLK from the coding sequence ATGAAAAGCACCGTTATACGTACCGCCGAGCAGGAAGAATATCTGCACCCCAGGCACGACCGTTTTTTCCTGCGGGACGTGGTGACTGCCGAACTTAATCCGGCGCTATCACTGCACCGTGGCCGTATCGAGGCGGGGGGGGAGATCCGCCCCCACGTCCATGAAGGGCAGACGGAAACTTTCTACATCCTCGGCGGCGAAGCCATCTGCACCGTCAATGGTGTGGAACACCGCTTCGGCGCCGGCTGTTGCGTCGTAGCGCCTCCGGGTGCAAACCACAGTCTGAAAAACATCGGTGACGAGCCAGTTGATCTGCTGGCCATCTTTACCCCGCCGCTGAAATAA